The stretch of DNA TCTTCGGAACCACGGCGATCAAATTTATTAATTGCAATTAAATCGGCAAAATCGAGCATATCAATTTTTTCAAGTTGTGTTGGTGCCCCAAATTCACTTGTCATGACATATAAACTTAAATCAGAAACATCTAATATTCCTGTATCACCTTGCCCAATTCCACTTGTCTCCACAATGATGAGATCGAATCCGGCTTCTCTTGCTAAACAAAGAGCTTCTTTTGTAACAGAAGATAACTCACTTTTGCTTCCACGAGTTGCAAAACTATGCATAAATACATTGGCATGATTTATTGCATTCATGCGAATGCGATCACCCAGCAATGCGCCCCCTGTTTTTCTTTTAGAAGGATCCACACTAAAAATACAAATTTTTCTTTCAGGATATTCAAAGGTAAAACGACGGATTAATTCATCTGTTAAGCTACTTTTTCCTGCTCCTCCTGTTCCTGTTACCCCAAGAACAAGAGGAGGTTTTTTAATTTCTTTTAAATCTTTTGATCTTTTTCCGGATTCAATTTGTTTCTTTATTTCACTGGGGAGTTCATGAATATTATTTTCAATTATTGTTAATGCTCTTGCAAATCTTAAATGATCGAGAGCCGATATTTTGCGATTTTCCATTTCAATAGGCCATTTATCTAAAGGAAAATCCGATTTTTCAAGCATGTCGCATATCATACCTTCTAGACCCATGCGAAAACCATCTTCGGTAGAATAAATGCGTGTGATCCCAAATTGATGCAATTCATCAATTTCTTTTGGAACAATTACACCACCGCCACCACCAAATATTTTTAGATCGGGTCTTCCATTTTTATCAAGCATTTCTCTCATGTATTTAAAATATTCTAAATGACCTCCCTGATAGGAACTGACAGAGATTGCTTGAGCATCTTCTTCAATAGCTGCTTGTACAACTTCGCTAACACTGCGGTTGTGGCCAAGATGAATTACTTCTGCTCCGCCTTGTTGCAATAGTCTCCGAATAATATTGATACTTGCATCATGACCATCAAATAATGCTGTTGCTGTTACGAATCTCACTTTATTTTTTAGTTTATATTTAAAACTTGTTTCCATAGCTTTATTTCCTCTATAGTAATCAAACATGCCTTAAAAGCATATGAGCGTGTCTTAAAGTAGCATAAATTGATTTAAGTTATAATAAATATGGAGAAAACACAAAATGTGGCCTCTTACCGCTAATGAAATTTATCAAGTAATTACAAAAGATTCAAAAAAAAGAAATGATTTCGAAAATATAATTATAGATGGTGTTTGTTTAGATAGTAGAAAAGTAAAACCACAACTATTATTCGTCGCCATTGAAGGGGAACGTTTTGATGCACACTCTTTTTTAGAGGATTGTTTTTCAAAAGGAACACAGGTTGCCCTTGTAAATAAAAATTCGAGTTATTTAAATAATCTGTCTATTGAAAATAGAAAAAAATGTATCGAAGTTGAAAATGTTCTTGATAAATTTAGAGAGTTTGCAAAATTTATGCGTTCTCGTTTTTCATTTCCTGTAATAGGGGTTGCGGGAAGTAACGGAAAAACAACAACAAAAGAAATGCTTGCCAGTTTATTAGGTGGAAATCAATTTAAGGTAACGAAAACAGAAAAAAGTGAAAATGGTTTTTTGGGTATGGCTGTTACTTTGTGCCAACAAGAGCATAATAAAATAAATCCACCAAATGCTTTAGTATTGGAAATTGGAATAGATGATATTGGAGCTATGGAGCAACATGTTGCTTTAGGTACTCCCGATGTTTCTATAATAACTGCTTTAGGACCTGAACATTTAGAACATTTAATCAATTGGGAAACGGCTGCAAAAGAAGAACTTATTATCTTTCAAAATCCAAATACAAAAAGAGTTTGGCAATTTGAAGATGATAAAATATTACAAGCTTTTGAAGAAAATTTAAAATCGAAAAAGCTAGGTTCAAATCATTTTATGAATACTGAAAATGATTTTGTTGTTATTGAAAAAAACAAACTGAAAACAATTTTCATTGATAAAGAAAGTTTATTAGAACATATTTCTCAAATTATTGTCTGGCAAGTACCTGAAGAATCTAGTACAGAAAGTGATATTATATTTGAAATTTTTTCTAATATAAATACCCTAAAATTAAATGGAAATATTAAATTCAATGTTCCTTTGCCCGGAAAACATAATGCTGCAAATTTTGCTTTAGCCTTTGCAACTGCTATAATGCAAAATAGAAGTTTGAACGAAATTGTTTCGGGCTGGTCGCAATTCGTTTCACCACCCATGCGTTCAAGAGTAACAACATTAAAAAATGGAATCATTTTATTTAATGACTGTTACAACTCGAGTCCAATGAGTTTAGAGGCAGCATTACAATCAATTGAAAATAAGGAATGGAAAGAAAAAAATAAGGTAGTTATTTTAGGTGACATGCTTGATCTCGGCGGCGAGTCAAAATACTGGCATGAGAAAGTGTTCAACTCGCTAAAAAATATCCAGAACGCCTACTTGTGCCTTTATGGATCCGCCATGTATGATTGTTATAAGTTACTTAAAGAAAAAGAAGATACGTTAATATCGAATAATAATACTAGGCTTTTCTGGCGTGCCGCTGATGAAGAGCCTAGTCAGTTTCTAACTGATATTGATGTGAACTTTTCTGATTATGTTATTTTGGTTAAAGGCAGCCGAGGAATGAAACTTGATAGAGTGGTTAAATCTATTGAGGAGAAATATTGTTGAGTTAGCAACACTCGGTAATATGAGCAATTTTGAAATTCGGGAGGTGTATACTATGCGACCTGAAGTACTTCAAAATGAACTATTAAAAATCCTTGAAAACTCTTTTGTCGATCGCCACTCTGATCCCAAGGATGATGTAGTTCTCTCATTGAATGAGGATCAGATGTTTAAACTTTGGAATATTTTAGGAGAAGAGCTTGGGATCGATCTTTCGTTAGCTACAGAGGATCAAAGAAAACTTTTATTTGATGCCTGTGATAACGGGAAACATATCGCCGCTCGGGATTTTAGTTCATTATTATGGTTAGTTTATTATAGTGATGCTGCATATCAATAAAAAAAAGCAATAAAAATCATTTAAAATGAATTATTGCTTTTTTTTGTATCTAAAAATTTTTCTTTTCTAAAAACTTAAAAACCTATCGCTTCAATGCCTCTCAGTATAAATAGGATTCATTTAAAATTGAAAATGCCAAAGGCTTGAGTTACATCTTAATTGTGTTTTAAGAAATTTTCTTTGTATCAACTTATTGTCTGATATTTAGTTAAATTTCAAAGGGAAACAAGGTTTTTTAAGTAAATAGAATTAAATCATATTTATTTCTTTGTTTTCTTTTTTTGGTTAAAAGCACATTTAAAAAAAAATGAAAATGTTCCTAATAAATTTCAAGCAAAAACTAAAATAGTTTAAATTTTGAAAGAATAAGTATGAAAAACTATAAGAATAAAACATCATTTATACAAAAAGCAAAAAATTATTTTAATCCTAAATTAATACAAGTTGAATTTAATTATAGAAAAAGAGCATTCATCATGAGTGCCATTTTTTTTGCAGCACTATTTTTAATTTTAATGAGATACGCCTATTTAACTGTTCTTCCTACAGATTTAAGAACAAAATTACTAGCCACTGGTTCGAGGCAATTTGAAACCAGTGTTACGTTATCAAAACCGCGAGCAACCATTACCGATAGAAATGGAAAGGTTCTTGCAGTGAGTGTTTCCAGTACCAGTTTATTTATTTTGACTCGTAAAATGCCTAAAGACGAAGAAACGCTTAGAAAAGTAGCAAAACAAATTAAAGTACCATACCAAGACTTAGAAGCGTTAAAAAAAGAAAAAAAGAATTTTGTTTGGCTTAGAAGACAAATGACTCAAACCGAACTAAATGAAATCGGTTCTATTAAAAAATGGAAAAACTTTTTAGACACCGTTGAAGAACCAAAACGTATTTATCCCGAAAAAGATGTCGCCGCCCAATTGATCGGATTTGTCGGAGCAGATGGAAGTGGCCTTGAAGGCGTTGAAAAAATTTATAACACCCGTCTTACTGAAAAACCAACAAAAGTAGACGCTCGTCGCGATGCCCGCGGCCGTGTTGTGATTGATACGCCAAACGATGCTTCTAAACCTTCTCAAAATCTCCCAAATTTAAGATTGTCTATCGATCTTTCTATTCAACAATTTGCACAAAATGCACTGCGTGATGGGGCCATAAAGTCAAAAGCAAAAGGCGGAAGTGCGGTTGTGATCGATGTTACTTCTGGTGAATTGTTAGCTATTGCAAGTTATCCTACGTATGACTTAAATAATCCACCAAATAATGATCCCGATGCACGCCGTTTTCGTCCTGTAATGGATGCCATTGAACTTGGTTCTGCTTCTAAACCAATGTGGATCGCCAAAGCTCTTGACCTTGGTATTATTACTCCAAACACCATGTTCGATGTCCGTGGCGGGAAAATGTTTTTGCCAGGTGGAAAAATTCGCGATGACCACCCTGTAGATCATAGCTTAGATACACAAGGTGTTCTTAGATACTCCAGTAACGTAGGAATGTATCAAATCTCTCTAAAAGCAGGACGTGAAAAATTATATGAATCTCTTATGAAAGTCGGATTTGGCCGCTCACCAGGAACGGGATTCCCAGGAGAATGGAAAGGACGTATTCATAAGCCAGAAAACTGGAGTGAAATGCGTTTTGCAAATATGTCCTTTGGACAAGGTTACGCCATTTCTGCTCTACAACTTGCACATGCCGTCTCTATTATGGCAGGTGGCGGACAAGATCGTGGTGTTAACTTAATTGCAAAAGACAAAGAAGCAGAAAAGAATTTTGTGGGACCACCTATTCAATTTATTTCTAAAGAAACAAGTAAATTGGTTTCTAATATGATGGGTAAAGTAATTGAAGAAAGTAACGCAGGAAGAATTCCTGGTGTTTATGTTGGTGGCAAAACAGGTACAGCACAAATTTGGTCCAATAAAGATAAAGCTTATTCAGAAAGAACTGCTGTTTATCAAGGAATTATTCCAGCAAATAATCCAAAACTTGCTATTATTGTTGTGCTCGATGAAGTAAGAGTGCGACCCGCTTATGGAGCCATGCTCGCTGGCCCTGTGTTTAGTCAAATTGGGAGAAGAACGGTCGACTACTTAAATTCACAAGGTGTGTTTAGCGTTGAACCTTTTGCCAACGCTTATCTTTCAAAAACCGAAGATAAAACCCCTTTACAATAACTTGACTTTACAAATTCTCTGTTGCAAGGCTAATGTGCCACAATCCACTTAGT from Silvanigrella paludirubra encodes:
- a CDS encoding UDP-N-acetylmuramoyl-tripeptide--D-alanyl-D-alanine ligase gives rise to the protein MWPLTANEIYQVITKDSKKRNDFENIIIDGVCLDSRKVKPQLLFVAIEGERFDAHSFLEDCFSKGTQVALVNKNSSYLNNLSIENRKKCIEVENVLDKFREFAKFMRSRFSFPVIGVAGSNGKTTTKEMLASLLGGNQFKVTKTEKSENGFLGMAVTLCQQEHNKINPPNALVLEIGIDDIGAMEQHVALGTPDVSIITALGPEHLEHLINWETAAKEELIIFQNPNTKRVWQFEDDKILQAFEENLKSKKLGSNHFMNTENDFVVIEKNKLKTIFIDKESLLEHISQIIVWQVPEESSTESDIIFEIFSNINTLKLNGNIKFNVPLPGKHNAANFALAFATAIMQNRSLNEIVSGWSQFVSPPMRSRVTTLKNGIILFNDCYNSSPMSLEAALQSIENKEWKEKNKVVILGDMLDLGGESKYWHEKVFNSLKNIQNAYLCLYGSAMYDCYKLLKEKEDTLISNNNTRLFWRAADEEPSQFLTDIDVNFSDYVILVKGSRGMKLDRVVKSIEEKYC
- a CDS encoding peptidoglycan D,D-transpeptidase FtsI family protein gives rise to the protein MKNYKNKTSFIQKAKNYFNPKLIQVEFNYRKRAFIMSAIFFAALFLILMRYAYLTVLPTDLRTKLLATGSRQFETSVTLSKPRATITDRNGKVLAVSVSSTSLFILTRKMPKDEETLRKVAKQIKVPYQDLEALKKEKKNFVWLRRQMTQTELNEIGSIKKWKNFLDTVEEPKRIYPEKDVAAQLIGFVGADGSGLEGVEKIYNTRLTEKPTKVDARRDARGRVVIDTPNDASKPSQNLPNLRLSIDLSIQQFAQNALRDGAIKSKAKGGSAVVIDVTSGELLAIASYPTYDLNNPPNNDPDARRFRPVMDAIELGSASKPMWIAKALDLGIITPNTMFDVRGGKMFLPGGKIRDDHPVDHSLDTQGVLRYSSNVGMYQISLKAGREKLYESLMKVGFGRSPGTGFPGEWKGRIHKPENWSEMRFANMSFGQGYAISALQLAHAVSIMAGGGQDRGVNLIAKDKEAEKNFVGPPIQFISKETSKLVSNMMGKVIEESNAGRIPGVYVGGKTGTAQIWSNKDKAYSERTAVYQGIIPANNPKLAIIVVLDEVRVRPAYGAMLAGPVFSQIGRRTVDYLNSQGVFSVEPFANAYLSKTEDKTPLQ